In Thermoplasmatales archaeon, one genomic interval encodes:
- a CDS encoding tandem-95 repeat protein, with the protein MKKDTRKGLIFFLSFILLFSSLPTLAQVPHVGSGEIATKEVYVYDSEENPIEDAYVEIYNEDYSYHVGDWTDENGYASFTMPPGEYTIKVDDIYSDSSYVVYKETFTIEAGQTLPNNVVVEIATKEVYVYDSEGNPIEDAYVEIYNEDYSYHVGDWTDENGYASFTMPPGEYTIKVDDIYSDSSYVVYKETFTIEAGQTLPNNVVVEIATKEVYVYDSEGNPIEDAYVEIYNEDYSYHVGDWTDENGYASFTMPPGEYTIEVEKEGYPSHSENFTIKAGEILVNEIHLGLIINTPPVAVDDSYETDEDTTLTIDASTGVLANDYDADEDTLTAVLVDAPAHGTLTLNPDGSFTYTPDADYNGEDTFTYQAYDGQDYSNIATVTITINPVNEAPVAVDDEVKTPQNFPVLINVTENDYDTDGSINLASIEITQAPAHGSVSVNADGTVLYTPDAGFTGIDEFKYKVKDNEGAWSNEATVRVEVYIPKMSISPSFQAVEKGEEFTVDIVVEAENIYAVECFIEFNSTLLEAIKVENGDMFESLNSSGIINNTAGRIDNIMGFTFLDQPASGGVFATITFKAKEAGNASINFDPETENGEPLCMVVDVENHPYPLVFENATVEIRNPPVYLLIEPAYQITKDKATFNISLNPNGNEISAIGFEIIFDPDNFSVTNVIDGGLFNFIYPIINNTKGSVIVSVTQLPPAPPVTEEGLLATIEFEAKQTGISEINIINVDTYPPLYVITQNATLEADLTPPETTLTFGLPYYFDGTNHWITSATQITLTAVDIGVGVEAIYYSFDGATWIEYTSPFTIDDEGTHTIEYYAVDYLGNEEEIKSIEVKVDNSEPTITKEFEGAIYNEHITSQTTIYLNSTDTGLCAVGSVHLNVKVYNASTGQLIYDEWNNVTSGTATLSFTIDEECTHWINITSIDDLGNTAWHNQTVYVDNTPPETTHLQGTIGDNNWYKSNVILNLTATDEKSGVNKIYYKIDAGAWNEYTSNVTISSEGQHTIYYYSIDNLGNTEAEKNISIKIDKTAPTASHSLAGTLVDGKYTTDVTISFSASDTVSGVSRIIYKIDGTSYTISDSYGSHTVSSEGSHTVEYYAVDNAGNTGSINSFSFTIQKNKPPVANFTYSPLQPYDTDTITFADRSYDPDGSIVNWTWDFGDGNISYAQNPTHKYADNGTYVVKLTVKDDKGANASTSQIIEVRNKPPTALITYSPDKPKPKEDINFTSLSTDEDGSIVNWTWNFGDGNISYEQNPKHAYEKEGTYNVTLIVKDNDGATAEKVIQIEIKAEKVNIWLYLIIIVILIIIAIAVFAIWRRRSKGEKKETEEKKEEKKPKK; encoded by the coding sequence ATGAAGAAAGACACTAGGAAAGGACTAATCTTCTTCCTTTCTTTTATTCTTTTATTTTCTTCTTTGCCCACCCTTGCTCAGGTTCCGCATGTTGGTAGCGGAGAAATTGCAACAAAAGAAGTATATGTTTATGACAGCGAAGAAAATCCAATAGAAGATGCATATGTAGAAATATACAATGAAGACTATTCATATCATGTAGGGGATTGGACAGATGAAAACGGATATGCAAGCTTCACAATGCCTCCAGGAGAATATACAATTAAAGTAGATGACATCTATTCAGACAGCTCTTATGTTGTATATAAAGAAACCTTTACAATAGAAGCAGGGCAAACATTACCAAATAATGTAGTTGTTGAAATTGCAACAAAAGAAGTATATGTTTATGATAGCGAAGGAAATCCAATAGAAGATGCATATGTAGAAATATACAATGAAGACTATTCATATCATGTAGGGGATTGGACAGATGAAAATGGATATGCAAGCTTTACAATGCCTCCAGGAGAATATACAATTAAAGTAGATGACATCTATTCAGACAGCTCTTATGTTGTATATAAAGAAACCTTTACAATAGAAGCAGGGCAAACATTACCAAATAATGTAGTTGTTGAAATTGCAACAAAAGAAGTATATGTTTATGATAGCGAAGGAAATCCAATAGAAGATGCATATGTAGAAATATACAATGAAGACTATTCATATCATGTAGGGGATTGGACAGATGAAAATGGATATGCAAGCTTTACAATGCCTCCAGGAGAATATACAATTGAGGTAGAAAAAGAAGGTTATCCATCACATTCAGAGAACTTCACAATAAAAGCAGGAGAAATATTAGTAAATGAAATTCATCTTGGTTTAATAATAAACACTCCACCTGTTGCAGTTGATGACAGCTATGAAACAGATGAAGATACAACATTAACCATAGATGCTTCAACAGGAGTGCTGGCAAATGATTATGATGCAGATGAAGATACTTTAACAGCTGTTCTTGTTGATGCTCCAGCTCATGGAACTTTAACATTAAATCCAGATGGTTCATTTACATATACTCCAGATGCAGATTATAACGGCGAGGATACATTTACATATCAGGCATATGATGGACAAGATTATTCAAACATTGCAACAGTTACAATAACAATAAATCCAGTAAATGAGGCACCTGTTGCAGTTGATGATGAAGTAAAAACACCTCAAAACTTTCCTGTTTTGATAAATGTAACGGAAAATGACTATGATACAGATGGAAGCATAAATTTAGCAAGCATAGAAATTACTCAAGCTCCAGCCCATGGAAGTGTATCAGTAAATGCAGATGGAACAGTATTATATACACCAGATGCGGGCTTTACAGGCATTGATGAGTTCAAATATAAAGTTAAGGACAATGAAGGAGCATGGAGCAATGAAGCAACAGTTAGGGTAGAAGTTTATATTCCAAAAATGAGCATATCGCCATCATTCCAGGCAGTTGAGAAAGGAGAAGAATTTACAGTTGATATTGTTGTGGAGGCAGAAAATATCTATGCAGTGGAGTGTTTCATTGAATTTAATTCAACCCTTCTTGAGGCAATAAAAGTTGAAAATGGAGATATGTTTGAAAGTTTAAACAGTAGTGGGATAATAAACAATACAGCTGGTAGAATAGATAATATTATGGGCTTCACCTTCCTAGATCAGCCTGCTTCCGGCGGCGTTTTTGCAACAATTACATTTAAAGCAAAAGAAGCAGGAAATGCATCTATAAACTTTGATCCTGAAACTGAGAATGGTGAACCACTATGTATGGTTGTAGATGTAGAAAACCATCCCTATCCTCTTGTTTTTGAAAATGCAACAGTTGAAATAAGAAATCCACCTGTGTATTTGCTGATTGAGCCGGCATATCAAATAACAAAGGATAAGGCAACATTCAATATCAGTTTAAATCCAAATGGAAATGAAATTAGCGCTATTGGCTTTGAAATAATTTTTGATCCAGATAATTTCAGTGTAACAAATGTTATCGACGGCGGATTATTCAATTTTATTTACCCAATTATAAATAATACGAAAGGATCCGTCATAGTAAGTGTAACACAACTTCCGCCAGCTCCACCCGTAACAGAAGAAGGGTTGCTTGCAACAATAGAATTTGAGGCAAAACAGACAGGAATAAGTGAAATTAATATAATAAATGTTGATACTTATCCACCTCTCTATGTCATAACTCAGAATGCAACTCTTGAAGCTGATTTAACTCCACCAGAAACAACATTAACATTTGGCTTACCTTATTATTTTGATGGAACAAATCACTGGATTACTTCAGCCACGCAAATAACATTAACAGCAGTTGATATAGGGGTAGGAGTAGAAGCAATTTACTATTCATTCGATGGAGCAACATGGATTGAATATACTTCTCCATTTACAATAGATGATGAAGGCACTCATACAATAGAATACTATGCAGTTGATTATCTTGGAAATGAAGAAGAAATAAAGAGCATAGAAGTAAAAGTTGATAATAGCGAGCCAACAATAACAAAAGAATTTGAAGGAGCAATATACAATGAGCATATAACATCTCAAACAACAATTTATCTAAATTCAACAGATACTGGCCTATGTGCTGTTGGCTCAGTTCATCTAAATGTAAAAGTATATAATGCATCAACTGGACAATTAATTTATGATGAATGGAATAATGTAACAAGCGGAACAGCAACACTCAGCTTTACAATTGATGAAGAATGCACTCACTGGATTAACATAACTTCAATTGATGACTTAGGAAATACTGCATGGCATAATCAAACAGTTTATGTTGATAATACTCCACCAGAAACAACTCACTTGCAGGGAACAATCGGAGATAATAACTGGTATAAGAGCAATGTAATTTTGAATTTAACAGCAACCGACGAAAAAAGTGGAGTAAATAAAATATATTATAAGATTGATGCTGGTGCTTGGAATGAATATACATCAAATGTTACAATCTCAAGCGAGGGACAGCATACAATTTATTATTACAGCATAGACAATTTAGGAAACACGGAAGCAGAAAAGAACATATCAATTAAAATAGATAAAACAGCTCCAACCGCAAGCCATAGCCTAGCTGGTACGCTTGTTGATGGAAAATACACAACAGATGTAACAATTTCATTCTCTGCCTCAGATACTGTTTCAGGAGTAAGCAGAATAATTTATAAGATAGATGGAACAAGCTACACTATTAGTGACTCCTATGGAAGCCATACAGTTTCATCAGAAGGAAGCCATACTGTAGAATATTATGCCGTTGATAATGCAGGAAATACTGGCTCAATCAATTCATTCTCATTTACAATTCAGAAGAACAAGCCACCTGTTGCAAACTTCACATACAGTCCATTGCAACCATATGATACAGATACAATAACCTTTGCAGATAGAAGCTATGATCCAGATGGAAGCATAGTAAATTGGACATGGGACTTTGGAGATGGAAACATAAGTTATGCCCAAAATCCAACTCATAAATACGCAGATAATGGCACATATGTGGTTAAATTAACAGTAAAAGATGATAAGGGAGCAAATGCCTCAACTTCACAGATAATAGAAGTAAGAAACAAGCCACCGACAGCATTGATAACATATTCTCCGGATAAACCAAAACCAAAGGAAGATATCAACTTCACTTCCCTTTCAACGGATGAGGATGGAAGCATTGTCAATTGGACATGGAACTTTGGAGATGGAAATATAAGCTATGAGCAGAATCCAAAGCATGCATACGAAAAAGAAGGAACATATAATGTAACATTGATTGTAAAAGACAACGATGGCGCAACCGCAGAAAAAGTCATACAGATAGAGATAAAAGCTGAAAAAGTGAATATATGGCTATATCTGATAATAATAGTAATACTCATCATAATAGCAATAGCAGTCTTTGCAATCTGGAGGAGAAGAAGCAAGGGAGAAAAAAAGGAAACAGAGGAAAAGAAGGAAGAAAAGAAGCCAAAGAAATAA
- a CDS encoding DUF11 domain-containing protein: MKKMLLIVIVAIIISYGVYGLISQILGQPPSGWPSQWTLIDTDGNEGGAQDDYRDVQYAYIAMDENYLYLRLCCYGYPNFTQHEDTRYKWFIDLNGDGRVQGGTITGGEYLFFVEDTNDDGIGDVYLLKDLDGDGMFSEWEGNYSGGLITNSSIGGYEIIGKCVLMYISWEAIENPYPFYILVWATDQENPNLEQMPTTDGPDLSDIPFGPFFPPYVYLSIEKSDKPDPVYAGGILNYTIWVNNTVGINLTNVTLVEIYDSNVSFISSTPSPTQGNNTWIFNLSVNSSWSVNISVFVNSSLENNTILHNYANVTYGNLSNLTGIYNETWENTTVISAPLNPNITASKTVWNNSYWGESVTVHSGDIVTFNITVISTGTENLSYINITDILPNSFIYINGSAKKNDTNLSDPIQWGNNISWNLTGPFSNSTWFYITFNVTVSGNGNFTNLANVTAEGNISYIIVYDEDSAYVKVINPSIRITKEAYPKTIHSGEEVTYWLNITNSGDCNLTIKSIIDSQGLTFIYLSGDDGDGILEPGETWIYINITSITSDTFNEVNVTAEDELGYELYDIDTEFVNVINPSISITKEAYPKTIHIGEEVTYWLNITNSGDCNLTIKSIIDSQGLTFIYLSGDDGDGILEPGETWIYINITSITSDTFNEVNVTAEDELGYELYDIDTEFVNVIEDMPNIYDPKIAEDLNGPPLKPGDIIRYTIWINNTGNAPSNDNPGNEFEDKIPACTTYVANSLEINDVPNDDDISDGIGYDAINDKIIWNGVIPPNSSIKISFMVRVNLDATCRTISNQGNVYYDTDGDGINDATQPTDDPNTTPQNDPTNLKLDISPPWSWIVVREDPAQFVPRVCTVNIYADDDVGPWKIFYIIYGKENNREVREGGWNEIITFVWLFTEEGKYTIEYWAIDLAGNEETPHNFETYIVDITPPSVEIHFEGLFELSRGIYYISHSTQISLYAHDEGSGIKKIDYKVDDGNWRRFESPFTLSNGTHEIYLNAYDNVGNRKFEKFVVHVGECRPTTSCILDPSVPDGDNGWYNRPVKVRLEAVDNGSGVAKTFYRLDNEEWREYRESFVIGDGKHVLYFYSIDNAGLREEVKEISLNVDSSPPEILIDKPKPGIYIANHRVIPLIGNKVIAISEITFIVNAKDSGSGVSDMTLYIGEKLVAEGTTGIIYTINAYKLNEKFWGKYEIKIISKDLAGNLAEKEINIFILSLVRKATSERT, encoded by the coding sequence TTGAAAAAGATGCTATTAATTGTAATAGTGGCAATTATTATCAGTTATGGAGTCTATGGTTTAATTTCCCAAATATTAGGTCAGCCACCATCTGGATGGCCAAGTCAATGGACTTTGATTGATACCGATGGAAATGAAGGTGGGGCGCAGGATGATTATAGAGATGTTCAATATGCTTATATAGCGATGGATGAAAACTATTTATATCTTAGGCTATGCTGTTATGGATATCCAAATTTTACTCAACACGAAGATACGAGATATAAATGGTTTATAGATTTGAACGGAGACGGGCGAGTTCAGGGAGGGACCATAACGGGCGGAGAATATTTGTTTTTTGTTGAGGACACAAATGATGATGGGATTGGAGATGTTTATCTTTTAAAGGATTTAGATGGGGATGGTATGTTTAGCGAGTGGGAAGGAAATTATAGTGGTGGATTAATAACTAATAGCTCCATAGGCGGATATGAAATAATTGGTAAATGTGTGCTTATGTACATAAGCTGGGAGGCTATAGAAAATCCATATCCTTTTTATATACTTGTTTGGGCAACAGATCAAGAAAATCCAAATCTTGAGCAAATGCCAACAACAGATGGTCCTGATTTAAGTGATATCCCGTTCGGGCCATTTTTTCCACCTTATGTTTATTTAAGTATAGAAAAAAGCGATAAACCTGACCCTGTTTATGCGGGAGGAATATTGAATTATACTATATGGGTTAATAATACTGTTGGAATAAACCTTACAAATGTAACATTGGTAGAAATCTATGATTCAAATGTAAGCTTTATCTCTTCAACTCCATCACCAACACAAGGAAATAATACATGGATTTTCAATCTCTCCGTTAATTCTTCATGGAGTGTAAATATAAGTGTTTTTGTTAATTCGTCTTTAGAAAATAATACGATTTTGCATAATTATGCAAATGTAACATATGGAAATCTATCAAATTTGACTGGTATATATAATGAAACATGGGAAAATACAACAGTTATATCTGCTCCTCTAAATCCAAACATAACAGCAAGTAAAACTGTATGGAATAATTCATATTGGGGTGAATCTGTTACTGTTCATTCTGGAGATATAGTTACTTTTAATATAACAGTGATCAGCACAGGGACAGAGAATTTATCCTATATAAATATTACAGATATATTACCAAATTCATTTATTTATATAAATGGATCTGCTAAAAAGAATGATACAAACTTAAGTGATCCAATTCAGTGGGGAAATAATATTTCATGGAATTTGACAGGGCCATTTTCGAATTCAACATGGTTTTATATTACTTTTAATGTTACTGTTAGCGGAAATGGAAATTTTACAAATTTAGCAAATGTAACCGCTGAAGGAAATATAAGCTATATTATTGTTTATGATGAAGATAGTGCATATGTTAAAGTAATAAATCCATCAATAAGAATAACAAAAGAAGCATATCCAAAAACAATTCACAGTGGAGAAGAAGTAACATATTGGTTAAATATAACAAATAGTGGAGATTGTAATTTAACAATTAAATCAATAATTGATAGTCAAGGCTTAACATTCATCTATTTATCTGGAGATGATGGAGATGGAATTCTTGAACCAGGAGAAACATGGATATATATAAATATAACATCAATAACATCAGATACATTTAATGAAGTAAATGTAACAGCTGAAGATGAGTTAGGATATGAATTATATGATATAGATACAGAATTTGTAAATGTAATAAATCCAAGCATAAGCATAACAAAAGAAGCATATCCAAAAACAATTCACATTGGAGAAGAAGTAACATATTGGTTAAATATAACAAATAGTGGAGATTGTAATTTAACAATTAAATCAATAATTGATAGCCAAGGCTTAACATTCATCTATTTATCTGGAGATGATGGAGATGGAATTCTTGAACCAGGAGAAACATGGATATATATAAATATAACATCAATAACATCAGATACATTTAATGAAGTAAATGTAACAGCTGAAGATGAGTTAGGATATGAATTATATGATATAGATACAGAATTTGTAAATGTAATAGAGGATATGCCAAACATCTATGATCCAAAAATAGCAGAGGATTTAAATGGCCCACCTCTAAAACCAGGAGATATAATAAGATATACAATATGGATCAACAATACAGGCAATGCTCCTTCAAATGATAATCCAGGAAATGAGTTTGAAGATAAAATTCCTGCATGCACTACTTATGTTGCTAATTCACTCGAAATAAATGATGTGCCAAATGATGATGATATTTCAGATGGAATTGGATACGATGCAATAAATGACAAAATAATATGGAATGGTGTTATACCTCCAAATAGCTCAATAAAAATAAGTTTCATGGTTAGAGTAAATCTCGATGCAACCTGTAGAACTATTTCCAATCAAGGTAATGTGTATTATGATACAGATGGAGATGGGATAAATGATGCTACTCAGCCCACAGATGATCCAAATACCACACCACAAAATGACCCAACTAATTTAAAGCTTGATATTTCACCTCCATGGTCATGGATTGTTGTAAGAGAAGACCCAGCCCAATTTGTGCCAAGAGTTTGCACAGTTAATATTTATGCGGATGATGATGTCGGCCCGTGGAAGATTTTCTATATTATATATGGAAAGGAAAACAATAGGGAAGTGAGGGAAGGAGGATGGAATGAGATTATAACTTTTGTTTGGCTATTTACTGAAGAAGGAAAATATACTATAGAGTATTGGGCAATTGATTTGGCTGGAAATGAAGAAACTCCTCACAATTTTGAAACTTATATTGTTGATATCACTCCTCCATCTGTTGAAATTCATTTTGAAGGATTATTCGAATTATCCAGGGGTATATACTATATTTCACACTCTACACAGATATCCCTATACGCGCACGACGAAGGAAGTGGAATTAAGAAAATAGATTATAAAGTAGATGATGGCAACTGGAGGAGATTTGAATCACCTTTCACACTTTCAAATGGAACCCATGAAATATATTTAAATGCATATGATAATGTAGGCAATAGAAAATTTGAAAAATTTGTGGTGCATGTAGGAGAATGCAGACCAACGACTTCATGCATTCTTGATCCTTCCGTGCCAGATGGAGATAATGGGTGGTATAATAGGCCAGTTAAAGTTAGATTGGAGGCGGTGGATAATGGGAGTGGAGTTGCAAAAACATTTTATAGGCTGGATAATGAAGAGTGGAGAGAATATAGAGAATCATTTGTTATAGGCGATGGTAAGCACGTGTTGTATTTCTACAGTATAGATAATGCGGGTTTGCGGGAAGAAGTAAAAGAAATTAGCTTAAATGTTGATTCATCTCCACCAGAAATATTAATTGATAAACCAAAACCAGGAATTTATATAGCAAATCATCGAGTAATACCTCTAATTGGCAATAAAGTTATTGCAATAAGTGAAATAACTTTTATTGTAAATGCAAAAGATAGTGGGTCAGGTGTTTCAGACATGACCCTTTACATTGGCGAGAAACTAGTAGCGGAAGGCACAACAGGAATAATTTATACAATAAACGCATATAAATTAAATGAAAAGTTTTGGGGCAAGTATGAAATAAAAATTATTTCAAAAGACCTTGCAGGTAATTTGGCGGAAAAGGAAATTAATATCTTTATATTAAGTTTAGTGAGAAAAGCTACTAGTGAGAGAACATAG
- a CDS encoding transcription elongation factor Spt5, with the protein MPIFAVKTQVGQEENVLNLLEKASKRCGKIYALVAPKELRGYIFVESEDIDVIKRIVRNMRYAREVLEKEINIEEIEHFLFPPSAVAKIDEGMIVELVSGPFKGEKAKVIRVDDTKEEITVELLDAIVPIPITVRGEQVRVLKKKEE; encoded by the coding sequence ATGCCGATTTTCGCAGTAAAAACTCAGGTTGGGCAGGAAGAGAATGTGCTAAATCTGCTTGAAAAAGCGAGTAAAAGATGCGGAAAAATATATGCACTTGTTGCCCCGAAAGAGTTGCGTGGTTATATATTTGTTGAAAGTGAAGATATAGATGTTATAAAGAGGATAGTAAGAAATATGAGATATGCAAGAGAAGTGCTTGAAAAGGAGATAAATATTGAGGAAATAGAGCATTTCCTTTTCCCACCATCTGCGGTTGCAAAAATTGATGAAGGAATGATTGTGGAGCTTGTAAGCGGTCCTTTTAAGGGAGAGAAAGCAAAAGTAATAAGAGTTGATGATACAAAAGAGGAAATAACAGTCGAGCTTTTAGATGCAATTGTCCCGATTCCAATAACTGTTAGGGGTGAGCAGGTTAGAGTGCTCAAGAAAAAGGAGGAATGA
- a CDS encoding 50S ribosomal protein L11, producing MNMDEVEVLVEGGKATPGPPIGPALGPLGVNVVEVVNKINELTKDFKGMKVPVKVIVDPKTRKYELKVGTPPASALILKKANLEKGGGDAIAGNITMKDVIEIAKMKKSDVLGKTLKKKAKEIVGTCVSMKITVEGVNAKEIIKRIDAGEFDHLFKED from the coding sequence ATGAATATGGATGAAGTAGAAGTTCTCGTTGAAGGAGGAAAGGCAACACCTGGTCCTCCTATTGGGCCTGCGCTTGGCCCGCTGGGAGTGAATGTTGTGGAAGTGGTTAATAAGATAAATGAGCTGACCAAGGATTTCAAGGGAATGAAGGTACCGGTGAAAGTAATAGTTGATCCGAAGACAAGGAAGTATGAGCTGAAAGTAGGCACACCACCCGCATCCGCCCTTATTCTTAAAAAGGCAAATCTTGAGAAAGGAGGTGGAGATGCAATCGCTGGGAATATAACGATGAAAGATGTGATTGAAATCGCAAAGATGAAAAAGAGCGATGTTCTTGGAAAAACTCTTAAGAAAAAGGCAAAGGAAATAGTTGGAACATGTGTATCAATGAAAATAACTGTTGAAGGAGTAAATGCTAAAGAAATAATAAAAAGAATAGATGCGGGCGAATTTGACCACTTATTTAAAGAGGATTGA